Within the Anaerotignum faecicola genome, the region TAAATCCGCGTACTGCTCAATCTTATGTTCCGTCAAGAAATTCATTGTTTTAGCTGCCTGTTTCAGATTGTGGATTTTCGCCCACTGTTCATAGCCCTTACTCTGCGCTGCCTTGATACTGTTCTCAATGTCGATAAGCAGCGACACGCCGCGCTGCTCTCTGGGAGCTTTCGCCACCTTTGTCCGTCTGCCCGCTATCCGTTCCCTTACGGCTTCCTCTGTATAGTCTGCGCCGAGGGTTTTAAGGCGGGTGAAGCGTTCCTGTCCGGGGGCGCGGCATGATACATATTTCCCCGGCTTTATCTCATAGCCCGCCGCCTGTAACCGCGTTAGCAATTCCTCAAAACTGGAAACTTGGGGGATAAGCGCGTCAACAGTGGTTTTCAGCTTGCCTTTCCAACTTGTACCCGTCTTTTCTGCCTGGTACTCCGCATAGCTCTTTCCCTTGCTGCCCTTGCCGGGGACGACAACGGACAAGCCATTTTCCCGGCACAGCTTGTCGCTCATGTTCCGTATGCCGTAATAGCTCCTTTTGTTGGAATTGTATTTATGGTGGTCTACAAAGTTCACCGCGCAAAAAATGATATGGTTATGGACGTGTCCTTTGTCAATGTGCGTCGTGAGTACATACTCATGCTGCCCCTTTGTTACCGCGTCGGCAAGCTGCTTTCCGATTTCATGGGCTTTCTGATAATCGACTTCCCCCGGCTCAAAGGACTGTATCAGATGAAAGGCTAAATTGTTCCCCTTTTGGAGTGCTTGCGACAGGGTATATTCAAACTCAATATCTGCCGTTTCATAGGAGCAACCGAAAGAGGACACAAGCATTTTCCCGTCCGTCTTGTCCGGGTTTTCGATATAGTCAAGGGCTTTGCTTAGAGTGCTTTTAATAGGCTTAATCTTTGTAACCGCCATATCTCCGCAAGCACCCCCTTTATTTCCTCTATGTCCTCTTGGTATGCGTTCCCCGTCGCGTTTACGCGGCGTGCTATCTGGTTGACGTTGACACCGATTTTCTGTATCTCTGCGGTCATAGCCTTTATATCGGCGTGGTCTATCTGAATGATATACCCGTCAATGGCAATCTTCCGCAGATACGCCGCCATGTTCCGGGTGGGTACGAGCTTCATTTTTTCCAGTATTAAATCCCGTTCCGCTTCCGTCACTCTGAATTTGATTTGCACTGTCCTTTTGCGTCCGTCCATGTGTTCGCTCCTTTCCTTTCCGTTCCGAGGGTTTGGGACACTTCCCAACAAGCAATTTTCAACCGACGCGCCGCAGCGCGGGAGGGCGAAAATACGGAAGTGGTACCCGCTTCCTATGCTTGCTACGAATGTTTTTATCCTTTAGGCTCTTATCACCTACTACGGAGAAAAAGCGATTTTGCCAAACTTACGCAAAAGAAAAACGCTGCAACCTCAAAAAAGATTACAACGCTTTCTAAATCCTGTTCAGTTTTAAGTCGGACATTCCTATTCGCCCTCTTTTTCGACTTCGGAAATCTCCTTTGCCGTTGCGGTTACAATCCGTATGCCTGTATCGCTCATACCGTCAAGAAGCGCGTCAAGCTGCCGCCGCTGCGTGTTCTTCTCCGGCGGCGTTTCTAAAAGGAATTGGTCTACGGATATATGGTAACGCTGTATCAGCTCAAAGAATATCTGTAAACTTGGGTGCTGCCCCTTGTTCTCAATGTTCGCAAGGTAGCGCGGCGAGATAAACATTTCGTCGCCTACTTTCTTGCGGCTCTCCTTGCATCCCTCACGCGCTGCCTTTATCGCTGCCCCAAAAGCCTTAAAGTCGTATCGTGGTACTGGTCTTTTTGCCATAGTTATTCACCCTATTACATTTTACTGTTCCCCTTTCTTCTTGGATATGTCTACGTAGTTCTATCAGTTAGCCAAAATAATTCATATATATATATGTTGACAACAAGCTGCTTTTGTATATAATATTATATAAAAGGGGGGGAATGTTTATGTTACATAGCATGCGTATTCGATAAGCATTGAAATCAAAAAAGATTTTTCCCATTTTCAATATGGGCTTTTTTGTCATGCTTATTTTGCGTATGCTATACAACAAAACTAACGACGTATAGACATAGTATAAAAACTATGCCTTAATTTTGTTGTAGTATTATATGTATAAATGCAGGTCAATGCTCATGTTGAGAATTGACCTGCATTTTTTTGCGCAAAAGGAGAAATATTATGCTTGAAAAATATTGGATAAAATGTCCAATTTGTAACGGAAAGACGAGGGTTCAAGTATTTTATAATACGGTATTAAGAAATTTTCCTCTTTTCTGCCCTAAATGTAAATTAACGCATATCGTTGATGTTGAAAAACTAGAAATCATAATCAAAAACTCTGAAAAACAAACTTTTTAATTTTGAAAAGGAAGGATATTTAAATGAAACACTTACCTAAAAGTACACCTACGGAAATATTGAATGACCCATACGGATTTACTTACAAAGAAATGTCGGAAGTAATTGGAGAGGATAAAGCAAGAGCCTTATATACGGAATTGTATAAACAGCCATTTCACAAAGAAAATCTATCAATATCAACAAAAAAAGTCTATAAAAGTAGCGATACTGAAAAGTATGTTTATGAATTGAAAGATAACAGGTATATTGAAACGGTTTTTATTAAACGGCGAGATGGTGGGACTGTTTGCGTAAGTACGCAAGTTGGTTGTTCTGTTGGCTGTATTTTTTGTGAGTCCGGACGCAATGGTTTTGTTCGTAATCTAACACCGTCTGAAATTGTGCAGCAGGTTGTATTGATACGTCAAAAAGTAAATCGTATCGTTTTTATGGGAATGGGAGAACCTTTATTCAATTACGACAACTTGATTGCAGCAATCCATATTCTTCGAGATAGAAATGGACTTAACTTTCCAACCGACGGCATTACCGTATCAACAGTTGGTCCAGTTAATCAATTAAAAAAATTGCGCGAAGAACATCTAAAAATTCAGTTGACAATATCTTTACATGCAGCAACACAGGCTGCGAGAAACTGTATCATTCCTCATATGCACATGTACGCTATTGAAGATGTTGTTAAGCAAGCATTGTCCTATTCTCAAAGGCATAATCGAAAAGTGGTATTTGCGTATTTGCTTTTACCAGGTATAAATGACCGTTCCTCAGATATAAGGCAACTTGCAAAATGGTTTAAGGGCAAAAATGTTATGATTAACGTGCTGCAATACAACCCGACGAGTAATTCAAAAATTAGAGCACCACAAAAACAAGAAATGGTTGCGTTCAAACATCAATTAGAGCAAACAGGACTTGAAGTTACCATGAGAGTTTCTCATGGTAGAGAGATTAAAGCAGCTTGTGGACAGTTAGCTAATACATATAATAAAGCCAAAAAACAACAGAAATAATTTAATTAAAAGAGCCAGACGCACAGACGCAGAGCCGATAATATGCAGTTTGAAATACTGCTGTTATCGGCTCTTTTTTGATTTTAATTTGTGCCCCTAATAACCATATTGGAGCAAAATCAGAACTGTTGCTTGTCGTTCTTTGATTTCCGCAGCAGCTTTGAAAAATCAAAGCCGCCGTTTCTTTTTATCTTCTAATGAAATGACGCGGTATCACTGTTGAAATCGGCGGCTAAAGGAGGTAGCCGCCATGAAGCAAAAAGCATATCGACAAAATCCGACAGTTATTGACTTATCAAAAAAAGCCCGCCCACCACCGGGGGAAACTACGCTTATATATATGAACTGTCTAATCATCTGGATACTGCTTACAATGCCTATGCGCCCGTCCGGGCTTTTCGGACGGGCGCATTTTGTACGTTCAAAAAATTTTTGAAGAAATTTCAAAAAATCTTCGGCGTTTTTGAAAAACGCCGTATTGCCCCGCGAAAAGGGGGGAAGCACCACCAACTTTCCAACGAGAAAGGAGGTGAGAATGTGGAACCTAATAGCAGGGAGTTTTACAAACAGTGTGCTTTTCAGAAGTTTTGTAATACGGTATTGCACAATGAAGCTTGCGACACCCATAGAGAACTTCGCAGACACAAGGCAAAGGAAGTGACCTTTTCCGACATGACCTTAGACGAAGCGCGGCAGCTTCATACGTTTGATGAATATTTCAAACGTGAAGCCGCCGAAACCGTCTTTGAGAAAGCCGGGAAGAAAATCACGCCAAAGCTGCTTCTTGAAGCAATCCGTACTTTGCCGGAAGAAAAGCGCAAAGCCATATTGCTGTATTACTTCGAGGGAATGAACGATACCGAGATTGCGGAGCTGTTCAACACGTCGAGAAGCACGATACAGTACAGGCGGACAAGCTCTTTTGAGAAATTAAGAAAATATCTGGAGGAAAATGCTGATGAATGGGACGAATGGTAACGAACCCGGCTACCCGGAAAATGCCCTTGTTCCTTATCCTGTCATTGTGGCAGCGACAAAGGGCGACCCGGACGCCATGAAGATTGTCTTGCAGCATTTCAGCGGCTACATAGCCCGCCTCTCCATGCGGAAGCTGTACGACGAGCGCGGGAACGTCTATTTTGGCGTAGACCACGACATTCGGGAACGGCTGCAAGCAAAACTGATGATGGCTGTCCTCACCTTTAAGGCAGAGGAATAAACCGCAGCGGCGGCGGGACGCTTTCTCTCTCCCCCTTTTCCGTTCCGCTGCTGACGCGGCAG harbors:
- a CDS encoding plasmid mobilization protein, giving the protein MDGRKRTVQIKFRVTEAERDLILEKMKLVPTRNMAAYLRKIAIDGYIIQIDHADIKAMTAEIQKIGVNVNQIARRVNATGNAYQEDIEEIKGVLAEIWRLQRLSLLKAL
- a CDS encoding relaxase/mobilization nuclease domain-containing protein yields the protein MAVTKIKPIKSTLSKALDYIENPDKTDGKMLVSSFGCSYETADIEFEYTLSQALQKGNNLAFHLIQSFEPGEVDYQKAHEIGKQLADAVTKGQHEYVLTTHIDKGHVHNHIIFCAVNFVDHHKYNSNKRSYYGIRNMSDKLCRENGLSVVVPGKGSKGKSYAEYQAEKTGTSWKGKLKTTVDALIPQVSSFEELLTRLQAAGYEIKPGKYVSCRAPGQERFTRLKTLGADYTEEAVRERIAGRRTKVAKAPREQRGVSLLIDIENSIKAAQSKGYEQWAKIHNLKQAAKTMNFLTEHKIEQYADLVSRIEEMAAESGQAADALKNAEKRLAEMAVLIKNVSTYQKTKPVYDAYRKARNREKYRAGQEQAIILHEAAVRSLKAAGIAKLPNLAALQSEYEALQAQKEALYADYGKLKKKVREYDIIKQNIDSILQADRQPEREKETERG
- a CDS encoding helix-turn-helix domain-containing protein, encoding MNGTNGNEPGYPENALVPYPVIVAATKGDPDAMKIVLQHFSGYIARLSMRKLYDERGNVYFGVDHDIRERLQAKLMMAVLTFKAEE
- a CDS encoding helix-turn-helix transcriptional regulator produces the protein MAKRPVPRYDFKAFGAAIKAAREGCKESRKKVGDEMFISPRYLANIENKGQHPSLQIFFELIQRYHISVDQFLLETPPEKNTQRRQLDALLDGMSDTGIRIVTATAKEISEVEKEGE
- a CDS encoding cysteine-rich KTR domain-containing protein, which gives rise to MLEKYWIKCPICNGKTRVQVFYNTVLRNFPLFCPKCKLTHIVDVEKLEIIIKNSEKQTF
- the rlmN gene encoding 23S rRNA (adenine(2503)-C(2))-methyltransferase RlmN; protein product: MKHLPKSTPTEILNDPYGFTYKEMSEVIGEDKARALYTELYKQPFHKENLSISTKKVYKSSDTEKYVYELKDNRYIETVFIKRRDGGTVCVSTQVGCSVGCIFCESGRNGFVRNLTPSEIVQQVVLIRQKVNRIVFMGMGEPLFNYDNLIAAIHILRDRNGLNFPTDGITVSTVGPVNQLKKLREEHLKIQLTISLHAATQAARNCIIPHMHMYAIEDVVKQALSYSQRHNRKVVFAYLLLPGINDRSSDIRQLAKWFKGKNVMINVLQYNPTSNSKIRAPQKQEMVAFKHQLEQTGLEVTMRVSHGREIKAACGQLANTYNKAKKQQK
- a CDS encoding RNA polymerase sigma factor, with the protein product MEPNSREFYKQCAFQKFCNTVLHNEACDTHRELRRHKAKEVTFSDMTLDEARQLHTFDEYFKREAAETVFEKAGKKITPKLLLEAIRTLPEEKRKAILLYYFEGMNDTEIAELFNTSRSTIQYRRTSSFEKLRKYLEENADEWDEW